One Gambusia affinis linkage group LG15, SWU_Gaff_1.0, whole genome shotgun sequence genomic window carries:
- the pcolcea gene encoding procollagen C-endopeptidase enhancer a produces MMRVDCIWGLLLLLSLSLGWTKAQETNYTRPVFYCGGDLVADSGFVGSEGFPSFYKPNSKCTWRITVPEGNVVSLSFRIFDLEADSQCRYDYLDIYNGHSNLVQKLGRFCGTFRPGTQVSTTNTMMLEMVADEGNQARGFLAQFSGTKPYVNGEQSCGGKMTKSQGEIKTPNWPDRKYPPGTTCSWLITVEPDTVIQVKFDKFVLEADTYCRFDYVAFFNGGERDDSRLIGKYCGDQTPQPIITTGNELLVQFVSDLSVTSDGFFAYYTSIPRGSEPPIDKSRPRVGSAPSGRPVKPARPERPAITARVPIPTTTTAPKYVPPPPVSPTRRVPNRNRPGPQKPLCPRVCKRAGTIKTSFCSSEFVITGTITSLGPGPRGSVAMNISLIKAYKSGRLTIMQAGETMSVKLVSQCKRCPLVRRGANYIIMGQVDEEGRGTLAPGAFTAPYKVAHHKLLMNINNQPC; encoded by the exons GCCTGTGTTCTACTGTGGAGGAGACCTGGTTGCTGATTCAGGCTTTGTTGGCAGCGAGGGCTTCCCCAGCTTCTACAAACCCAACAGCAAATGCACCTGGCGCATCACT GTCCCGGAGGGAAACGTGGTCTCGCTCTCCTTCCGCATCTTTGACCTGGAGGCGGACTCCCAGTGTCGCTACGACTACCTTGATATTTACAACGGCCACTCCAACTTGGTGCAAAAACTAGGTCGGTTCTGTGGAACTTTCCGGCCCGGCACTCAGGTATCGACCACGAACACCATGATGCTGGAGATGGTGGCTGATGAGGGGAACCAGGCCAGAGGGTTTTTGGCTCAATTCAGTGGAACAAAACCTTACGTAAATG GGGAGCAGTCCTGTGGAGGGAAGATGACAAAATCCCAGGGAGAGATCAAGACACCCAACTGGCCAGACAGGAAGTACCCACCAGGAACCACCTGCTCCTGGCTCATCACTGTGGAACCCGACACA GTGATCCAGGTGAAGTTTGACAAATTCGTTCTGGAGGCTGACACCTACTGCCGCTTTGACTATGTGGCCTTTTTTAACGGTGGAGAGAGAGATGATTCTCGCCTGATTGGAAAATACTGCGGCGATCAGACACCTCA ACCCATCATCACCACTGGCAACGAGCTGCTGGTCCAGTTTGTGTCTGACCTCAGCGTGACATCCGATGGATTCTTCGCCTACTATACCAGCATCCCCCGAGGTTCTGAGCCCCCGATTGACAAGTCAAGGCCCCGTGTTGGTTCTGCCCCCTCAGGGCGTCCAGTCAAACCTGCCCGACCTGAGCGACCAGCCATCACCGCACGGGTCCCCatccccaccaccaccaccgccCCCAAATATGTGCCACCTCCCCCTGTCTCGCCCACAAGGCGAGTGCCAAATCGTAATAGGCCAG gTCCTCAGAAGCCACTGTGTCCCAGAGTATGTAAGAGAGCTGGAACCATCAAGACCAGTTTCTGCTCTAGTGAATTTG tgatTACCGGAACCATCACCTCTTTGGGCCCCGGGCCCCGAGGCAGCGTTGCAATGAACATCTCCCTCATTAAGGCCTACAAATCAGGGAGACTGACCATCATGCAGGCTGGAGAGACCATGTCAGTGAAGCTGGTGTCACAGTGCAAGAGGTGTCCTTTGGTTCGCCGAG GCGCCAACTACATCATCATGGGTCAGGTGGATGAAGAGGGACGTGGCACCTTGGCGCCTGGTGCATTCACTGCTCCATACAAAGTTGCACACCACAAACTACTGATGAATATCAACAACCAGCCATGTTAA
- the LOC122844321 gene encoding lysine-specific demethylase 6B-like, with protein sequence MYHPAELYSGRNTWDPYPAGGPNRGQWAPVNGRPWSHPQRYQEGRNQSHHSLSSHLYNRGNRTVNHVQDKGISKGHRHPQRIWDGKEQQFEAQSWHHNSSRSFPNQSGNSYPTGPGQRYVDWQNNQGHPRLNRGSRELQSPMDRWGASEHHRGFTGRMANNRHGPWKHPTLHQRREQLPHHSPPPQHHLSSRNGCPAKRKRDSDPDQSSHVGSRHLSPPPHAPSSPSHYRCNQDDRAGPCHRSEHRTSASHQQETSEPRTGGHGTGDSEPPNQSLISRPPYYGNKGKVEGKISVSPADHTRVPYSQQNHHYHHQRHTSHQKVPQHNKPQRPLEEKDLQIHHHKQSTEQKRSHSRFNSRDSTLCKNSAAEFSPSSTPLCSPKDGRSTSSSPGVPSSPSSFAVSSCRRDSADIHPRLPTLSEQQKSLAGPGHVHRPSLTATCHTSDSGLRSRFSDPKHRKTSVCSRQSPVARPRTSKPEKGMEELRKTEIKRKDKLIKKLKMGDFANENNEERKRRKKKEEKSVDERNRKRDKAIKKDRKLRLKLKKMKKEKLSSVNAFPCPQEAKLDEMETPSLSGINQSQSLRRHKTHKRGEQVKRTLDKPTTSNANLTSQSPNSESKQIPKGSSFPTELPVNEHPIESIANSKSLHQSSNVTSHSGDGTNVNSGKIFLSIFHKASAPLGTTCSAGSDQVVHGKDEKKVGVLNAPDLQPEAVLGNLSDSGDNHANTPPVLSWQGSPVSDFEEDEEELKKGVISRPVLQPSPTQCLSPLPADSESTGESDGYSLNSPTEFCEPPCAIKEDIEEDKEEQENPSRKATGLLLNALNQHKAGLDDVFKSLATFLEGQRASCRGGPFGGATSRGVKHSSSLTVAPHIHRDENEDLCHKSSPTAFSEPNSQSPPDSTSGSLFKSQSLPFRKDSVPHPKAQENQEETESCSDDNGVGKNKENLLERTDSSRLEGSLSAELRVTTTHTASFTGVITVSTKDGRENRKESKRTATKRKRKHRDGRREDIIKRKVNKKDKKCKTKANPSKDAHKRGISSSVSIISKSSTRPLADSMKGQIPQENQTPYGKDIKRVKLDTGDADVKVEVGMLGKKITPDTNTSNTGTSAARIKASGQSGAITPASKSPCSKGPADPLKLKALSMGLSKELKVVLTKMDSAGRQTFNISELEEPRIPMSKLSIDNTAAEVVRACRGDRVKGKFKESFLLPSFCVKPKIAIDTPIPREKLNPPTPSIYLESKRDAFSPVLLQFCTDSKNAVTVIRGLAGSLRLNLGLFSTKSLVEANSDHAVEVRTQVQQPADENWNLNGSAQTWPCESSRSHTTIAKYAQYQASSFQESLEEEKESENEEEEEEDKTSDTLATTKAALTLPNSKVSPTSVTNKANCTSSSKAQLANSPSTPSPEQKTVGKIIKFGTNIDLSDPKRWKPQLQELLKLPAFMRVESSNNMLSLVGHTILGMNSVQLYMKVPGSRTPGHQENNNFCSVNINIGPGDCEWFAVHEHYWDAINKFCDKHGVDYLTGSWWPVLEDLYSSNIPVYRFIQRPGDLVWINAGTVHWVQAVGWCNNIAWNVGPLNAYQYQLALERFEWNEVKKVKSIVPMIHVSWNVARTLKITDKDTYKMIKHCLMQSMKHIQILRDQLVAAGKKIFYQSRVKDEPAYYCNECDVEVFNLLLVTSENCTKKTYVVHCEDCARAKSSSLAGVVVLEQYRMEELMKIYDSFMLTPPPPSK encoded by the exons ATGTATCACCCGGCGGAGCTCTACTCTGGCCGCAACACATGGGACCCCTACCCAGCTGGAGGGCCTAACAGAGGACAATGGGCGCCTGTCAACGGTCGCCCCTGGAGCCACCCACAAAG ATACCAAGAAGGACGTAACCAGTCACACCATTCACTATCAAGTCATCTGTATAACAG gGGTAACAGAACAGTCAACCATGTCCAGGATAAGGGCATCTCAAAGGGCCATAGACATCCGCAAAGAATTTGGGATGGTAAAGAGCAGCAATTTGAGGCCCAGAGCTGGCATCACAACTCTTCACGCTCATTCCCCAACCAAAGCGGTAACAGTTATCCAACCGGTCCTGGACAACGCTATGTCGACTGGCAAAACAAT CAAGGGCATCCTCGCTTGAATCGCGGCAGCAGAGAGTTGCAGTCCCCTATGGATAGATGGGGTGCGTCAGAACACCACAGAGGCTTCACAGGCAGAATGGCCAACAACAGGCATGGACCTTGGAAACATCCCACCCTTCACCAGCGGAGAGAGCAGCTGCCTCATCACAGTCCACCCCCTCAGCATCATCTATCTTCGAGGAATGGATGTCCGGCTAAAAGGAAAAGGGACTCTGATCCAGATCAA TCATCTCATGTGGGATCGAGGCATTTATCTCCACCTCCTCATGCCCCATCATCGCCTAGCCACTACCGTTGCAACCAAGATGACAGAGCGGGTCCCTGCCATCGCTCTGAACACAGGACCTCAGCATCTCATCAACAG GAAACCTCTGAACCGCGAACGGGAGGCCATGGCACTGGTGACTCGGAACCTCCCAACCAGAGTCTCATCAGCAGACCACCGTATTATGGTAACAAAGGGAAGGTCGAAGGGAAAATCTCAGTTTCACCAGCAGACCACACCCGTGTGCCTTACAGCCAGCAAAATCACCACTACCACCATCAGCGGCACACAAGCCACCAGAAAGTTCCACAGCACAACAAACCACAACGCCCCCTGGAGGAAAAGGACTTGCAGATCCACCATCACAAGCAAAGCACA GAACAGAAGCGGTCTCATTCAAGGTTCAATTCAAGGGATTCAACCCTGTGCAAAAATTCTGCTGCAGAGTTTTCCCCCAGTTCGACCCCTCTCTGCAGTCCTAAAGATGGTCGTTCCACTTCCAGCAGTCCTGGAGTTCCCTCCAGTCCCTCCTCATTCGCCGTGTCCAGTTGCAGGAGAGATTCAGCAGACATTCACCCACGCCTTCCAACTCTCAGTGAACAGCAGAAGTCTCTAGCAGGCCCCGGTCACGTCCACAGACCTAGCCTGACAGCCACATGCCATACGTCTGATTCTGGCTTAAGATCCAGGTTTTCAGACCCCAAACACAGGAAAACCTCAGTCTGTTCACGACAATCTCCTGTTGCCAGGCCGAGGACAAGCAAGCCCGAGAAGGGGATGGAGGAGCTCAGAAAAACTGAGATCAAACGGAAGGATAAGCtcattaaaaaactgaaaatgggtgattttgcaaatgaaaataacgaggaaaggaaaagaaggaagaaaaaagaagagaaaagcgTAGATGAAAGGAATAGGAAGAGAGATAAAGCAAttaagaaagacagaaaattgcgcttgaaattaaaaaaaatgaagaaggaaAAGCTTTCTTCCGTCAATGCTTTCCCCTGTCCACAAGAGGCCAAACTGGACGAAATGGAGACGCCATCTTTGTCAGGAATTAATCAAAGCCAGTCACTCCGAAGACACAAAACCCATAAAAGAGGTGAACAGGTCAAAAGAACATTGGACAAGCCAACCACCTCCAATGCTAACTTGACTTCCCAGTCCCCAAATTCAGAGTCCAAGCAAATCCCTAAAGGGAGCAGCTTTCCCACAGAACTACCAGTAAATGAACACCCCATAGAATCTATAGCCAACTCTAAAAGTCTCCATCAGAGCAGCAATGTTACATCGCATTCAGGAGATGGAACAAATGTCAACTCTGGTAAAATATTCCTTTCAATCTTCCATAAAGCCTCAGCACCTCTCGGTACCACGTGCTCGGCTGGCTCAGACCAGGTGGTCCATGGCAAAGACGAGAAGAAGGTGGGAGTTCTCAATGCGCCAGACCTTCAGCCTGAGGCTGTGCTGGGAAATCTCAGTGACTCGGGAGACAACCATGCAAACACTCCTCCTGTGCTCAGCTGGCAGGGCTCCCCCGTTTCAGATTTcgaagaagatgaggaagagcTGAAAAAGGGTGTAATCAGTAGACCGGTTCTCCAGCCCAGTCCCACTCAGTGCTTATCTCCTCTCCCTGCAGATAGTGAAAGCACTGGCGAATCGGATGGTTACTCTCTCAACAGCCCTACTGAGTTCTGCGAGCCACCTTGTGCAATCAAAGAAGATATTgaggaagacaaagaagagCAGGAGAATCCAAGTAGGAAAGCAACGGGCTTGCTCCTTAATGCCCTCAATCAACATAAAGCAGGTTTGGATGATGTCTTCAAGAGCCTGGCCACCTTCCTTGAAGGCCAGAGAGCATCATGTCGCGGGGGTCCTTTTGGTGGGGCCACTTCAAGAGGAGTAAAGCATTCATCATCTCTCACAGTGGCGCCCCATATTCACCGTGATGAGAATGAGGATCTTTGCCATAAATCATCTCCCACAGCCTTCTCAGAGCCTAATAGTCAGTCACCTCCTGATTCTACCTCAGGCTCACTTTTTAAATCCCAAAGTCTGCCATTTCGAAAAGATTCAGTCCCTCATCCCAAGGCGCAGGAGAATCAGGAAGAAACTGAGAGTTGTTCAGACGATAACGGGGTGGGAAAGAATAAAGAGAACCTTCTGGAGCGAACGGATTCCTCACGTCTGGAGGGATCGCTGAGTGCGGAACTGAGAGTGACCACAACTCATACTGCCTCTTTCACTGGTGTCATTACCGTCTCCACCAAGGACgggagagaaaacaggaaagaatCCAAGCGGACTGCTacaaaaaggaagagaaagcaTAGGGATGGCAGAAGAGAGGACATCATAAAGAGAAAGGtcaataaaaaagataaaaagtgcAAAACTAAAGCCAATCCTTCAAAGGATGCTCACAAGAGGGGTATTTCATCCTCTGTGTCCATCATCTCCAAAAGCTCCACAAGACCTCTTGCAGACAGCATGAAGGGCCAGATTCCTCAGGAAAATCAAACGCCATATGGTAAAGACATCAAGAGAGTCAAACTGGACACTGGGGATGCTGATGTGAAGGTGGAGGTCGGTATGTTAGGAAAGAAGATAACCCCAGACACCAACACCTCAAACACAGGAACCTCAGCTGCAAGAATCAAAGCATCAGGTCAGTCAGGTGCTATCACACCAGCAAGCAAGTCTCCCTGCTCCAAAGGTCCAGCGGATCCCTTGAAACTGAAAGCATTGTCCATGGGCTTGTCCAAGGAGCTGAAGGTTGTGCTGACTAAAATGGACAGCGCCGGGagacaaacatttaacatatcGGAGCTGGAGGAACCCAGGATCCCAATGTCGAAGCTGAGCATCGACAACACAGCAGCTGAAGTGGTCAGAGCATGCAG AGGAGATAGAGTGAAGGGGAAATTCAAGGAGTCGTTCCTGCTTCCCTCGTTCTGTGTCAAACCCAAAATTGCCATTGACACCCCCATTCCACGGGAAAAGCTCAACCCACCCACACCAAGCATCTAT TTGGAGAGCAAGAGGGATGCCTTCTCTCCAGTTCTGCTTCAGTTCTGCACAGATTCCAAAAATGCTGTAACGGTCATCCGAGGCTTGGCCGGCTCCCTCCGCCTTA aTCTTGGTCTGTTCTCCACCAAGTCGCTGGTGGAGGCCAATTCAGACCACGCCGTGGAAGTGAGAACTCAGGTTCAACAGCCTGCTGATGAGAACTGGAACCTAAACGGCTCTGCACAAACCTGGCCCTGTGAAAGCAGTCGATCGCACACCACCATTGCCAAATATGCCCAGTACCAGGCCTCCAGTTTCCAAGAGAGCCTGGAG gaggagaaagaaagtgagaatgaggaggaggaggaggaagataaGACATCAGACACATTAGCGACCACAAAAGCTGCCCTGACTTTACCCAATAGTAAAGTCAGTCCCACTTCAGTGACAAATAAAGCCAACTGCACTTCTTCTAGTAAAGCCCAGTTGGCTAATTCCCCCAGCACTCCCAG CCCGGAGCAGAAAACAGTGGGAAAGATCATTAAATTCGGGACCAACATTGATCTCTCTGACCCTAAAAG GTGGAAGCCCCAGCTGCAGGAGCTTCTGAAGCTCCCAGCTTTCATGCGAGTGGAATCCAGCAACAACATGCTCAGTCTCGTTGGTCACACCATCCTGGGGATGAACTCCGTGCAGCTGTACATGAAGGTTCCCGGCAGCCGAACTCCCG GGCATCAAGAGAACAACAACTTCTGCTCCGTCAACATTAATATCGGGCCTGGAGATTGTGAGTGGTTTGCAGTACACGAACACTACTGGGACGCCATAAACAAATTCTGCGACAA ACACGGAGTAGACTATCTTACGGGGTCCTGGTGGCCAGTGCTGGAGGATCTCTACAGCTCCAACATCCCTGTGTACCGCTTCATCCAGAGACCAGGAGATCTGGTGTGGATCAACGCCGGGACCGTTCACTGGGTTCAAGCCGTTGGCTGGTGCAACAACATAGCCTGGAATGTGGGACCGCTCAATg CCTACCAGTATCAGCTCGCTCTGGAGCGCTTCGAGTGGAACGAGGTGAAGAAAGTGAAGTCGATCGTGCCCATGATCCACGTTTCGTGGAACGTGGCTCGTACCCTCAAGATCACGGACAAGGACACCTACAAGATGATCAA ACACTGCCTCATGCAGTCTATGAAGCACATCCAGATTCTGAGAGACCAGCTGGTGGCTGcaggaaagaaaatcttttaccaGAGCCGCGTGAAGGATGAGCCCGCCTACTACTGCAACGAGTGTGAT GTGGAGGTGTTTAATCTGCTGTTAGTAACCAGTGAGAACTGCACTAAGAAGACCTACGTGGTGCACTGTGAGGACTGCGCTCGAGCTAAGAGCTCCTCTCTGGCGGGGGTGGTGGTGCTGGAACAGTATCGGATGGAGGAGCTGATGAAGATCTACGACAGTTTCATGCTG ACCCCTCCACCTCCGTCAAAGTGA
- the tmem88a gene encoding transmembrane protein 88a — translation MSLSRSGTLEKAMSEARPSSRAGSAIVVPPPYSLGGGEAPGGPLELRGSLDCWACSVLVTVQNLIIALINGGLASIIFGVILTPALVMITFGFLCHSTVQPHGTSLYCSDLLDDTSCVALLVVGFLLLTPLLVLALAAYCRLARHLQLGMCFIPYSRAVYKNLPTSRQQAGGCCGQKEGKERDGKGSVWV, via the exons ATGAGTCTGTCACGGAGCGGGACGCTGGAAAAGGCGATGTCTGAAGCGCGGCCCTCCTCCAGAGCGGGGTCAGCGATCGTGGTGCCGCCCCCTTACTCCCTGGGTGGCGGCGAGGCCCCGGGTGGCCCCCTGGAGCTGAGGGGGTCTCTGGACTGCTGGGCCTGCTCTGTGCTGGTGACCGTGCAGAACCTCATCATCGCGCTCATCAACGGCGGACTGGCCAGCATCATTTTCGGTGTCATCCTGACCCCGGCTCTGGTCATGATCACGTTCGGATTCCTCTGCCACTCCACA GTGCAGCCCCATGGAACATCCTTGTACTGCTCGGACCTGCTGGACGACACCAGCTGCGTGGCTCTCCTGGTGGTGGGCTTCCTGTTGCTGACCCCTCTGCTGGTGCTGGCGCTCGCCGCCTACTGTCGCCTGGCTCGGCACCTCCAGCTTGGCATGTGCTTCATTCCCTACAGCCGCGCCGTCTACAAGAACCTGCCCACCTCGCGCCAACAAGCAGGAGGCTGCTGTGGccaaaaggaaggaaaggaaagggaTGGAAAGGGCAGCGTTTGGGTTTAG